The Pseudanabaena yagii GIHE-NHR1 genomic interval GTTATGCCAAAGTCGAATCACACTATAAGAGGTTACAGAGATTTTTTCGAGACTTTGAAGTGGACTATGAAAAGATCGCACTCATGGTCGTCAAAGTCATGCAAATCCCCGAACCTTGGGTAATTTCTATCGACCGCACCGATTGGGAATTCGGTAAAACCGTGTTTAATGTGCTGACATTGGGAATAGTGCATTACGGTATTGCATTCCCGTTGGTATGGATGATGCTGGACAAAAAAGGTAACTCAAACACCCGTGAGCGCTGTGAATTGTGTAATCGATTTCTGGAAATATTTGGAGACCGCAAAATCGACTTTTTGAGTGCAGACCGAGAGTTTGTCGGTGAGGATTGGTTAGATTACTTGTTGTGTGAACCATGTAACCGTTTTCGTATCCGCCGTAAAAATACTTTGCTCAATGACGGGCAGAAAAAACTGCGTGCCGACATTTGTTTTCAAGACCTCCAAGTTGGTCAGTCCAAAGTATTGTCCAAGCCCAGAAAGGTTTGGAACCATTGGCTTCGTATAGCCGCTATGCGTCTTGATGATGGCGATTTATTAATTGTCGCGACGACTCATGACCCTGATACGGCTATTGCTGACTATGCTAAGCGTTGGGCTATTGAGACTTTATTCGGGTGCTTTAAAACCCGTGGCTTTTGTTTGGAGTCCACTCATCTTCAAGATCCTGAACGTCTTTCCAAACTAATTGCTTTGCTTACTCTGGCTTTATGTTGGGCTTTTTCTTCTGGGCTTTGGTTGGCTCAACTAAATCCCCTCAAGCCTAAAAAACACGGTCGTCTTCCTAAAAGCATTTTTCGCCTTGGTTTTGATTTCCTTCGTCACATCATCTTTGACTTACATCTCAATTCTCAAGCCTTCTTTAACTCCATTAAATTTTTGTCCTGTACTTAGCGAAACCCGTCATCTTGCCCTTCAGCGTATTAAATCAGAAGCAAGGGAAGTAGGAGCCAATGCAGTTGTTGGCATTAAGACATCGATTTTGCCATTAGGAGCAATGCAAGAAATGGTGATGATTGGCACTGCTTCCCATCATCCATATCTGCCAGAGGTTTATCATCAAAATCCGATCGCTAGCGATCTCACCAATGAAGAAATGTGGAACCTGATTAATCAAGGATATATGCCTGTGCAGCTAGTCTTAGGGGTTTCCGTTTACTCTTTGGGATTGCTCGGCGGCATAAGCTCGTTTTTCAAATCTTTTGTGCGCGGTGAAATTAGAGAGTTGACAACGCTGATTTATGAAGCCAGAGAAGAAGCTTTAAAGCATATCGCCGAAGATGCCCGCCGCTGTGGTGCGGATCAAGTGGTGGGCATCAAAACCTATGTTTATAATTTAGGTGGTGGCATTATTGAGTTTTTAGCTATTGGCACAGCCGTGAAAAAAATGCCAGATGTCAGGACTGAATCAGAAAACCTCATACCACAGGCGATTATTCGTGACCAAGAGACTTTTATTAATACTGCGGAAA includes:
- a CDS encoding heavy metal-binding domain-containing protein, whose amino-acid sequence is MTYISILKPSLTPLNFCPVLSETRHLALQRIKSEAREVGANAVVGIKTSILPLGAMQEMVMIGTASHHPYLPEVYHQNPIASDLTNEEMWNLINQGYMPVQLVLGVSVYSLGLLGGISSFFKSFVRGEIRELTTLIYEAREEALKHIAEDARRCGADQVVGIKTYVYNLGGGIIEFLAIGTAVKKMPDVRTESENLIPQAIIRDQETFINTAETTSALSLNQPTNSSSILAVVAGLVIFAFWMIFFLLRFVHR
- a CDS encoding IS4 family transposase, which encodes MKEINLFREKLQQHLQWNRARLAFVSMFLIALMRVKTVNLAEIATGFSGYAKVESHYKRLQRFFRDFEVDYEKIALMVVKVMQIPEPWVISIDRTDWEFGKTVFNVLTLGIVHYGIAFPLVWMMLDKKGNSNTRERCELCNRFLEIFGDRKIDFLSADREFVGEDWLDYLLCEPCNRFRIRRKNTLLNDGQKKLRADICFQDLQVGQSKVLSKPRKVWNHWLRIAAMRLDDGDLLIVATTHDPDTAIADYAKRWAIETLFGCFKTRGFCLESTHLQDPERLSKLIALLTLALCWAFSSGLWLAQLNPLKPKKHGRLPKSIFRLGFDFLRHIIFDLHLNSQAFFNSIKFLSCT